The genomic segment ATGGCGAGCGCGCCTATGACATGAACTCCTGACCGCAACCGGTTGATAGGAAAGAAAAAGGCCGCCCCCCTGGGGCGGCCTTTCGCGCTCAGGCCATCTGCGGGAAATCCGCGACCGAAAGCGCCGTGATGCCCTGCAAGATCACATAGACCCGCCCGGCCTCATCGACGATCTCGAGATCGGTGCCGCTCGCGGCGAGCTGCGTCGACCAGATCCCGCTCGCATCCCCCCCGGCATATTGCACCGAGAGCTCATCCACCCCCGGCTCGAAATCGGTGATCAGAACCGGCTCGGTCCCCTCGCCATATTCGACCACGATCAGATCTGCGCCCGAGCCCCCCGCGACGGTATCGGCGTTCGAGGCGGTGATCGTATCATTGCCCGAGCCGCCCTCGATCACCGCCGCATCATCGGCCGCAAAATCGGAGAGATGCGCGGGGTTCTGGATCATCCCGTCATCGAGAAAATCGCCGCCCGCCCCGCCCGAAAGCGTATCCGCGCCGGAGGTGCCGATCAGCGTATCGCCGCCGCCAAGCCCCGAGAGAAGATCATCGCCCGCGGTATCGACGAGCGTATCCGAAAGCGCGGTGCCGGTGATCTCATGGACCGTCGCGCGCGTGAAGAGCGCCGCCGGATCGGTGCCCGCGAGCCCGGTGAAAAACCCGATCTCCGCGCCGTCGAGCGTCACCACGAGCGCGCCCGTATCGGTGTCATAGCCGCCGATCACATGATCGGCCGGGTCGCTGCCATCGGCGAGCTGCAAAAGATCGGTGCCCACCACGAAATCGGCCACGGTCGGGAACCCCTGGTTCTCCCAGAGCCCGAGCTCGAGCACATCGGCGGCCGATCCGCCCTCCTCGTCGAGCCAGATCGTCGCGGTGCCGCTCGCGATCACCGTATCGGCGCCCGCCCCCGCCCAGACCGCAACGTCATCGGCCTGGCCGACCGAGATCAGATCATCACCATCCTCGCCGCGGATCACCCCCACGCCGCCCGCCGCCGTGATCACATCATCGCCGCCGCCCGCGTTCACGGTATCCTCCGCCATCGCGCCGAGCGTGATCCTATCCGCCCCCGGCCCGCCGCCGATATAATCGGCCTCCGCGTCGTCCGAGAGGATCAGATCATCGCCGTCGCCGCCCAGAAGCGTGTCGAGCCCGTCAAAATCGCGGATCGTATCGGCGCCGTCATCGCCCGAAACCTGATCGTTGCCGGCATTGCCGTTGAGCAGATCGCGCTCAGACCCGCCGATCAGCGTATCGCGGCCCGCGCCGCCCGCAAGCGTATCATCGCCCGCCCCGCCGGTGATCGCATCCCAGCCATCGCCCCCCGCAAGCAGATCAGCCCCGCCAAGCCCGGTCAGCGTATCGGCCCCATCGCCGCCCTCGAGCGTATCGGCGCCCTGGCTGCCGAGCAGATCCTGCCCCGCCTCGGGCGCGGGCTCCCCCGGCTCGTCCTCGTCCTCGTCTTCGTCAAACGCCTCCACCGCAAAGCCGATCCCGACAATCGCCGGCAGAAACGCCAAAACCATAAGCCCTAGATACTTGATGCAGCCCCCCCAGGCTGACGGCCCAAACGGCCAGCCTGAAGATACCACGGATCACGAAATCGTTAACCTTGATTTCGCCAGATTTCAGCGGGTTACGACAGTCGGCGCTAGGCGCGCGCGAAACAATCCGCGCCATGGCGCGCGATTGTTTCCGCTCAGGCCTTGCCGTAAAGCGCCACCGCCCGGTCCTCGAAAGCGCGCACGATTCGCCGCATCGCCTCGTCGAAGACCACCCCGATCACCTTTTGCAAGATCGCGTTGCGGAACTCGAAATCGACGAAAAACTCGACATCGCAGCCGCCCTCCGCGCGATCGGCGAATTGCCACCAGCTGCGCAGATATTTGAACGGCCCGTCGAGATAGTCGACCTCGACCCGGTGCCGCCCGGGGTAGAGCGCCGCGCGCGAGCCAAACCGCTCGCGAAACACTTTGAACGAGATCACCAGATCCGCCTCGAGCACCTCGGAGCCCGGCTCCGGGCCCGGGCGGCGCGTGCGCACCCGCGCGGCCGAGTTCCAGGGCAGAAACTCCGGGTAGCGCGCCACATCCGACACGAGATCATACATCTGCTGCGCAGAATACGGCATCACACGCTTTTCGGAATGTGTCGGCATCGCTCGTCCCCGGTTCCTTCCCGCCCCTTGTTGCGATAAACCGGGGGCGGGTTCAAGGCCCGGAACCGCCGGGCAGCCAAGGAGAAACGGATGTCGCAGCCCCCCTATGTCATCGAGCAGATGATCTCGGCCAAACAGATCGCCGCGCGGGTCGAGGCCCTCGGGCGGGAGATCTCGGAGAGCTTCCGCGGCACCGACAAGCTCGTGGTGATCGGGCTTCTGCGCGGCTCGTTCCTGTTCATCGCCGATCTGATCCGCGAGATCGACCTGCCCTGCGAGGTCGATTTCCTCGAGGCCTCGAGCTATGGCAATGAAACGACCTCGAGCCGGGAGGTTCGCATTCTCAAGGACTTGCGCGGCAATATTGGCGGGCGCGATGTGCTGGTCGTCGAGGATATCGTCGATACCGGGCACACGATCTCGAAGGTGATGGAGCTCTTGCGCGCGCGCGGGCCCCGGCGGATCGAATGTTGCGCGATGCTCGACAAACCCTCGCGCCGCGAGGTCGATGTGCGCGCCACCTGGACGGGCTTCGAGATCCCCGACAAATTCGTGGTGGGCTACGGGCTCGATTTCGCGCAAAACCACCGCAACCTGCCGTTCATCGGCACGGTGCGCTTCACCGATGAGAGCGGCGCATGAACCTGATGTGGCTGGTGCGGATGGCGCGCTGGGTGCGCCACCCGCCCTCGATGCGCCAGCTTTACATCGTGCTGACCGTGGTCGCGGTGGTGGTGGTGATCGTGACGCTCGACTGGGCGGGGCTCTGGCCCGATTGGGCGCAGATGGAGCGCCCGCGCGGCACGCTCTCGGTGCCGCATCTGAAATGAACAGGGCGCCGCGCGGCGCCCCATTACGTTAAGAACGGCCCCGAAACCCCTGCCCCGGAACGATTATTCCCCCTCGCCGCCGAGATAGGGCGAGAGCTGTTCCTCGATCACCTTCTCAGTGATCGGCCCGGCAAAGCGCAACACGATCTTGCCCTCGCCATCGACAACGAAAGTCTCCGGCACGCCATAGACCCCCCAGTCGAGCGCCATCCGCCCCTCGCGATCGGTGCCGATCTTGGCATAGGGGTTGCCGAGCTCGGCCAGAAAGCCCGCGGCTTTCTCCGGGTCGTCCTTGTAATTGACGCCGAGCACCGTCACGCCATCCCGCGCGAGCGCCTCGAGGTTCGGGTGCTCGACCCGGCACGGCGCGCACCACGAGGCCCAGAAATTCACCAGCTTCATCTGCCCGTCGGCCAGATCGGCCTGGGTAAAGACCGGCGCGCCCTCCAGCGAGCCGAGCTGCACCGCCGGCGCAGGCTTGCCCGCCAGCGCCGTCGGCAGCTGGCTCGGATCCTCGCGGTTCATCCCCCAAACAAACATCCCCGCCAGCGCCGCAAACAGCGCCGGAGGCAGGAACATCAACGGCTTAGCCATGGTTCTTCATCCGTTTTTCCTGCGCCTCGAGCGCGCGTTTCACCTTCGCCCCGCGCCACAGCGACACCGCCACCAGCCCCGCGAGCAACACCACCGTCGCCCCATAGGAGCCCAGCACCGTGACCGCATATTTCCCCAGTTCCGGCATCATGCCATCCGCTCCCTCTGCTCAAGCGCCTTGAGCCGGCGCGCCCGGATCTCGGTGCGGGTGCGCAACAGCACCAGCGCCACGAAGAACAGCACAAACCCCGCGATACAGATCAGCAGCGGGAACCAGTAGACATCGGAGATATTCTCCTTCTCGTCGAGCGAGAGCGTCGCGCCCTGATGCAGGCCCTGGTTCCAGAAATTGACCGCATAGCGGCTCAACAGCGCGAAAACCGAGCCCACGAGGCACAGGACCCCGGTCAGATCGGCCGCCGTATCGGGGTTGTCGATCGCCCCCCAGAGCGCCATGTAGCCCAGATAGAACAGGAACAGGATCAGAAACGAGGTCAGCCGCGGATCCCATTCCCACCAGGTCCCCCACATCGGCTGGCCCCAGATCGCCCCGGTGATCAGCGCGATCAGCGTCATCACCGCCCCGATCGGCGCCGCGGCCTTGGCGGCCAGCGCCGAGACATGGTGGCGCCGGATGATCCAGATCAGCGAGGTGACGAGCATCATCGCCCAGATGTTGATCGCCATCATCGCGGACGGCACATGGACATAGATCACCTTGACGGTGGAGCCGAAATTCGTGGCCTCGGGCGTGAAGAAAAAGCCCCAGACAAGCCCGGTGACGATGCAAACCCCCGCCAGCCCCGCCGCCCAGGGCAGAACATAGCTCGAGGTCTTCATGAATTTCACCGGGTTGGCGTATTCCCAAATCGACATCTGCCGGATTTCCCTGTTCGTTCGCGCTTCTGCCTAAGGCCTTTGCCACGTTTTGCAACGCGACCATTTGACGAGGGTCAAACTCACCGCAAATTGACCCGGATCGCGGCCGCCGAGGCGAAAGGCACCACCGCAACCACCGCCGCAGTGATCCCCGCGAGCATCAGAAGCGGCACCTCCACCGCCATCCCGCTCGCGCCGCGCTTGATCAGCTCCGCCCCGAAGATCAGCGTCGGCACATAGAGCGGCAACACGAGGAGCGAGAGCAAGAGCCCCCCGCGCTTGAGCCCGACGGTGAGCGCCGCGCCGAAGGTGCCGAGCACCGAAAGCGCCGGCGTGCCGAGCAAGAGCGAAATCACCAGCCACAGATAGGCCGGCCCCGGCAGATGCAAGAGCACCCCGAACACCGGCGCCGCAAGGATCAGCGGCAGCCCGGTCGTGAGCCAATGCGCCAGCGCCTTCATCGACACCACCGCCTCGAGCGGGATCGGCGCCGTGGCCAGCAGATCGAGCGAGCCATCCTCGAAATCGAGCGCGAAAATCCGGTCGAGCGAGAGCAGACAGGCCAGAAGCGCCCCGATCCACAAGATCCCCGCCGCGATCCGCGCCAAGCCCCCGCCCTCCGGCCCGACCCCGAACGGCACCAGCGTCACCACGATCAGAAAGAACGCAAGCCCGAGGCCAAATCCGCCCCCCGCCCGCACCGCGAGCCGCAAATCGCGCAGCAAAACCGCAATCATGCCCGGCCTCCCGTCTCGGCCCGGCCGCGGATGCCTCCGGCGGGGATATTTATGGCAAGATGAAAGTCGGACATCCTTCGCTTTTCATCTTGCTCCAAATATCCCCCGCGGAGCGTCCCGAAGCTGCCAGATGCGCTCATGCGAAGCCCTCCTCGAAGGCCTCGTCAAAGGCGCCTTTATGGCCGCCCAGATGCGGCGGGCGCGCCTTGAAGGGGGCAAGGTCGAGCACCTCGGCCTCGGCGAGACCGAGGTCGATATGGGTGGCAATCAAGGCCGCGCCGCCGGTGGCGAGATGGGCGCGCACGGCCTCGGCGAAAAGCGCGACCGAGGCCGCGTCGAGCGAGACGGTGGGCTCATCGAGCACCCAGACCGGCCGCCCGGTGACGAGGAGCCGCGCGAGCCCCAGCCGGCGCTTTTGCCCCGCCGAGAGGCTCATCGCCGCGCGTGTCTCGAGCGCGCGCAGGTTCATCCGCTCGAGCGCGCCGCCGATCGGCCCGGTGCCATAGACCGAGGCCCAGAAGCGCAGGTTTTCCGCGACCGACAGCGTCGCCTTCAACCCATCGGCATGGGCCGCATAGGCCATCGCCTCGGGCGGCATCGAGACGCGGCCCGCGAGCGGCGGTTGCAGCCCCGCGAGCGTGCGCAGGAGCGTCGTCTTGCCGATGCCGTTCGGCCCGCGCAAGACCAGCGCCTGGCCCGCGCCGAGCGTGAAGCTCACCCCCTCGAGGACCGCGAGCCCGCCGCGGGTGACGGTGAGGTTTTCGACCGAAAGGAGCGTCATGCGGCCCCCCTCACGGCGCCTCGGGCAGCGGCAGGAGCGCCGCGGCCACGCGCCGGCCTTCGGAGAGCAGCACGTTATAGGTGCGCGCGGCCGAGGGGCTGGCCATCGCCTCGCAAAGGATCCCGAGCGCTTCAAGTTCGGCCACGAAATCCTTGGGAAGATAGGCAATTTCCTGGCCGGTGCCGACAAAGAGGAGCTCGACCTTGCCAGCCAGCCCGGCCAGCGTGGCGCGGTCGTCATAGCCGCCCCAGGCGCTGACGCCGCCCGCCTCGATCACGATCGCGCCGCGGATCAGCTTCCCCGCGACCCGGAACACCCCGGGCCCATAGCCATCGACCGGCAGAGCGGAGCCGAACTCGGCCTCAAGGATCGGCATTCGCCCCCCCTTCGGTAAAGAATATCGCCGAGGGATCTTCGGGTTGCTTGTCGCGATCGAGCCCGATGAAGAGCACGATGTTCTTGGCGACATAGACCGAGGAATAGGTGCCCACGATCACGCCCCAGGTCATCGCGAAGACAAAGCCCCGGATCACATCGCCGCCAAGCACGAGAAGCGAGATCAGCGCGATCAGCGTCGTGCCCGAGGTCATCACGGTGCGCGAGAGCGTCTCGTTGACCGAGAGGTTCATCACATCCTTGAGCGGCATCGTCTTGTATTTGATCAGGTTTTCGCGCAGCCGGTCGAAGACCACCACGGTGTCGTTGATCGAATAGCCGAGGATGGTGAGCAGCGCCGCGATGATCGTCAGATCGAACTTGATCTGGAAGAGCGAGAAGATCCCGATCGTGAGGCCGACATCATGGACGAGCGCGGCCAGCGCGCCGATCGAATATTGCCACTCGAAGCGCACCCAGACATAGACCACGATCGCCGCCGTCGCCGCCAGCACCGACCAGACCGCCGTCCAGATCAGCTCGCCCGAGACTTTCGGGCCGACAGATTCGGTCGAGATGAAGCGCACCTCCGGGTCGACGGCCTGGAGCGCGGCCTCGATCTTGGTGATGGTTTCGGGCGTCACCGCCTCGGCATCGCCCTGCGCCTGGATGCGGATCGAGGCGACATGCTGATCGGCGGCGAAATTCGGGTCGAAGACCTCGGTGATCGCGACATCGCCAAGCCCGAGCGGGCTCAGCGCGGCGCGGTAGCCGGCAATATCGAGCGCCTGGGTCGATTCCGTGCGGATCGTGGTGCCGCCCTTGAAATCGATGCCGAAGTTGAGCCCCATCACCAGCGCGATCACCGCCGAGGCGATCACCGCCACGACCGACGCCCCGAAGGTCAGCCAGGCATGTTTGAAGAAGTCGAAGCTCGTGTGGTCGGGAACGAGTTTGAGCCGGAAGGACATGTCGTTCTCCTCAGAGCGTGATGGTTTTCGGGCGGCGCCGGGCATACCAGGCCGCGACCATGACCCGCGTCACCCAGATCGCGGTGAAGACCGAGGTGACGATCCCCACGATCAGCGTGACGGCAAAGCCGCGCACCGGGCCCGCGCCCAGAACGAAGAGGATCACGCCGGTGATGAAGGTGGTGACGTTGGCGTCGACAATCGCCGACATCGCCTTTTCATAGCCGAGCTCGATGGCGCGCGCCGGCCCCTTGGCGGTGCGCAGCTCCTCGCGGATCCGCTCGAAGACGAGCACATTCGCATCG from the Rhodobacter xanthinilyticus genome contains:
- the ccmD gene encoding heme exporter protein CcmD, whose amino-acid sequence is MMPELGKYAVTVLGSYGATVVLLAGLVAVSLWRGAKVKRALEAQEKRMKNHG
- a CDS encoding type II toxin-antitoxin system RatA family toxin, which codes for MPTHSEKRVMPYSAQQMYDLVSDVARYPEFLPWNSAARVRTRRPGPEPGSEVLEADLVISFKVFRERFGSRAALYPGRHRVEVDYLDGPFKYLRSWWQFADRAEGGCDVEFFVDFEFRNAILQKVIGVVFDEAMRRIVRAFEDRAVALYGKA
- the hpt gene encoding hypoxanthine phosphoribosyltransferase — protein: MSQPPYVIEQMISAKQIAARVEALGREISESFRGTDKLVVIGLLRGSFLFIADLIREIDLPCEVDFLEASSYGNETTSSREVRILKDLRGNIGGRDVLVVEDIVDTGHTISKVMELLRARGPRRIECCAMLDKPSRREVDVRATWTGFEIPDKFVVGYGLDFAQNHRNLPFIGTVRFTDESGA
- the secF gene encoding protein translocase subunit SecF, with the protein product MSFRLKLVPDHTSFDFFKHAWLTFGASVVAVIASAVIALVMGLNFGIDFKGGTTIRTESTQALDIAGYRAALSPLGLGDVAITEVFDPNFAADQHVASIRIQAQGDAEAVTPETITKIEAALQAVDPEVRFISTESVGPKVSGELIWTAVWSVLAATAAIVVYVWVRFEWQYSIGALAALVHDVGLTIGIFSLFQIKFDLTIIAALLTILGYSINDTVVVFDRLRENLIKYKTMPLKDVMNLSVNETLSRTVMTSGTTLIALISLLVLGGDVIRGFVFAMTWGVIVGTYSSVYVAKNIVLFIGLDRDKQPEDPSAIFFTEGGANADP
- the ccmB gene encoding heme exporter protein CcmB; the encoded protein is MIAVLLRDLRLAVRAGGGFGLGLAFFLIVVTLVPFGVGPEGGGLARIAAGILWIGALLACLLSLDRIFALDFEDGSLDLLATAPIPLEAVVSMKALAHWLTTGLPLILAAPVFGVLLHLPGPAYLWLVISLLLGTPALSVLGTFGAALTVGLKRGGLLLSLLVLPLYVPTLIFGAELIKRGASGMAVEVPLLMLAGITAAVVAVVPFASAAAIRVNLR
- a CDS encoding calcium-binding protein, with translation MAFLPAIVGIGFAVEAFDEDEDEDEPGEPAPEAGQDLLGSQGADTLEGGDGADTLTGLGGADLLAGGDGWDAITGGAGDDTLAGGAGRDTLIGGSERDLLNGNAGNDQVSGDDGADTIRDFDGLDTLLGGDGDDLILSDDAEADYIGGGPGADRITLGAMAEDTVNAGGGDDVITAAGGVGVIRGEDGDDLISVGQADDVAVWAGAGADTVIASGTATIWLDEEGGSAADVLELGLWENQGFPTVADFVVGTDLLQLADGSDPADHVIGGYDTDTGALVVTLDGAEIGFFTGLAGTDPAALFTRATVHEITGTALSDTLVDTAGDDLLSGLGGGDTLIGTSGADTLSGGAGGDFLDDGMIQNPAHLSDFAADDAAVIEGGSGNDTITASNADTVAGGSGADLIVVEYGEGTEPVLITDFEPGVDELSVQYAGGDASGIWSTQLAASGTDLEIVDEAGRVYVILQGITALSVADFPQMA
- a CDS encoding DsbE family thiol:disulfide interchange protein gives rise to the protein MAKPLMFLPPALFAALAGMFVWGMNREDPSQLPTALAGKPAPAVQLGSLEGAPVFTQADLADGQMKLVNFWASWCAPCRVEHPNLEALARDGVTVLGVNYKDDPEKAAGFLAELGNPYAKIGTDREGRMALDWGVYGVPETFVVDGEGKIVLRFAGPITEKVIEEQLSPYLGGEGE
- the ccmA gene encoding heme ABC exporter ATP-binding protein CcmA → MTLLSVENLTVTRGGLAVLEGVSFTLGAGQALVLRGPNGIGKTTLLRTLAGLQPPLAGRVSMPPEAMAYAAHADGLKATLSVAENLRFWASVYGTGPIGGALERMNLRALETRAAMSLSAGQKRRLGLARLLVTGRPVWVLDEPTVSLDAASVALFAEAVRAHLATGGAALIATHIDLGLAEAEVLDLAPFKARPPHLGGHKGAFDEAFEEGFA
- a CDS encoding heme ABC transporter permease produces the protein MSIWEYANPVKFMKTSSYVLPWAAGLAGVCIVTGLVWGFFFTPEATNFGSTVKVIYVHVPSAMMAINIWAMMLVTSLIWIIRRHHVSALAAKAAAPIGAVMTLIALITGAIWGQPMWGTWWEWDPRLTSFLILFLFYLGYMALWGAIDNPDTAADLTGVLCLVGSVFALLSRYAVNFWNQGLHQGATLSLDEKENISDVYWFPLLICIAGFVLFFVALVLLRTRTEIRARRLKALEQRERMA
- a CDS encoding Mth938-like domain-containing protein — its product is MPILEAEFGSALPVDGYGPGVFRVAGKLIRGAIVIEAGGVSAWGGYDDRATLAGLAGKVELLFVGTGQEIAYLPKDFVAELEALGILCEAMASPSAARTYNVLLSEGRRVAAALLPLPEAP